One region of Girardinichthys multiradiatus isolate DD_20200921_A chromosome 1, DD_fGirMul_XY1, whole genome shotgun sequence genomic DNA includes:
- the lrif1 gene encoding ligand-dependent nuclear receptor-interacting factor 1, whose translation MDRSSVLYQAMPAVGADGKNIMKLIPVLRNNGQPFPTQAAVQRSTGHSSSTQTPVQIINAQFFPTQMPVQRANGQAFPSPTPVQIINRQSFPIQMPVQRTNEQSYPTLKPVQIINSPSSLTQMPAVKTSRQSFLTQASVLRTNGQSYLTTTPQKVITVFNPLLQSAPPQFISRLANGGASKKQSPQQQTVTSLAKIPQTGSPSVGSSIELPVTVKSPTLPKSNVLNVPTRAQVKRISVSKDQPVVKEPNFSPSACFSARCSSPTVIYVSPVTTVNQKVTQTIGSAAERLRELALKVNTCDSLSKADESQAITCDSPLIKGTTPKLKLIPKVSQRPNSPTRWVIEEMDSCTAQSTTIKHLSSESASSGCLQSFSVKEDVPNKTLPENPWVIYDGRMFYVTKKGSSPSESPAATQLISSSPQQPAKSPFTQTNEVIDLCGDGSSPSSNMPPIYCGDEDNVIFVSYVPPKSKSGPAQKHKLGSVSSNIRTDVSAQRDGGQVQSTPIIHDTPGYGPAEVDRTESLNINGLKRIPDQQVDPLEMDAETGSSANPNKEECASKVQNSEQPVPDGTSLSTCEPCQKSDHQLRNIFGITADLKICLQKIDETPHWCFSANFPQTKSRGPVDSEKSTNVLKVKEVSLQDFSSPDKLDVNVLTEPSYSIALRSPDIKLNTKPQCMSKENCCSGLEMSFLPEGESVIGYVEPIDEDFPDENDISQLRDTPVQLETQTCLDVNTNTRRVGRTRKRTMCPCCVPTILHPVIKSATKLEEAERWMSTTQRSRKRRGRTKASRKDGRTSRRISFPNCKVHQPPASSGSSTASTHNGRLKRHEQIRRHNEHLAMKQHK comes from the exons ATGGACAG AAGCAGTGTCCTCTACCAGGCAATGCCGGCTGTTGGAGCCGATGGAAAAAATATAATGAAGCTAATTCCTGTCCTGAGAAACAATGGGCAGCCTTTCCCGACCCAAGCAGCTGTCCAAAGGAGCACTGGACATTCCTCCTCGACTCAGACACCTGTCCAAATAATCAATGCGCAGTTTTTCCCGACCCAGATGCCTGTCCAGAGAGCCAATGGACAGGCTTTCCCAAGTCCGACACCTGTTCAGATAATCAATAGACAGTCGTTCCCAATCCAGATGCCTGTTCAAAGGACCAATGAACAGTCTTACCCAACTCTGAAACCTGTTCAGATAATCAACTCACCGTCTTCCCTGACACAGATGCCTGCTGTAAAGACCAGCAGACAGTCTTTCCTGACTCAGGCATCTGTCCTAAGGACCAATGGACAGTCCTACCTGACTACGACTCCTCAGAAAGTCATCACTGTGTTTAATCCCTTGCTCCAGAGTGCCCCTCCACAGTTTATCAGCAGGCTGGCTAATGGAGGCGcctcaaaaaaacaaagtccTCAGCAGCAGACTGTAACTTCATTGGCCAAAATTCCCCAGACTGGATCACCTTCAGTTGGAAGTTCCATTGAGCTTCCAGTGACAGTGAAGTCTCCCACCCTCCCCAAGTCAAACGTCCTAAATGTCCCCACTAGAGCACAGGTCAAGAGAATTTCCGTTTCCAAAGACCAGCCAGTTGTGAAAGAGCCAAACTTTTCTCCCTCAGCATGCTTCTCTGCCAGATGTAGCTCACCCACTGTGATTTATGTGTCACCTGTCACCACGGTGAACCAGAAAGTCACCCAAACTATTGGCTCTGCAGCTGAAAGACTTAGAGAACTGGCATTAAAAGTAAATACTTGTGACTCGCTTAGTAAGGCTGATGAATCCCAAGCGATTACCTGTGATTCGCCTCTAATAAAAGGAACAACCCCAAAGTTAAAACTGATTCCAAAGGTTTCACAAAGACCCAACAGTCCAACACGGTGGGTGATAGAAGAGATGGACAGCTGCACAGCCCAAAGTACCACCATAAAACATCTTTCATCTGAATCTGCCTCCTCAGGATGTCTTCAATCTTTCTCCGTGAAGGAAGACGTTCCCAATAAAACCCTGCCAGAAAATCCTTGGGTAATATATGATGGAAGAATGTTTTATGTAACCAAAAAGGGCAGCTCACCTTCTGAATCCCCTGCAGCTACACAGCTCATTTCCTCATCCCCACAACAGCCAGCCAAATCACCTTTTACTCAAACAAATGAAGTGATTGATCTTTGTGGTGATGGCAGCTCTCCATCCTCTAACATGCCTCCTATTTATTGTGGAGATGAAGACAATGTAATCTTTGTGTCTTATGTTCCACCCAAGTCAAAGTCTGGCCCGGCACAGAAACACAAGTTGGGCTCTGTCAGCTCCAATATCAGAACAGATGTTTCTGCTCAAAGAGATGGAGGGCAGGTCCAGAGCACACCCATCATTCATGATACACCTGGTTATGGTCCAGCAGAGGTGGACAGAACTGAGAGTTTAAACATAAATGGTCTGAAGAGAATCCCTGACCAGCAGGTAGACCCCCTGGAGATGGATGCAGAGACGGGAAGCTCAGCAAATCCCAACAAGGAAGAATGTGCTTCAAAGGTACAG AACTCTGAACAGCCTGTTCCTGATGGGACATCTTTATCCACATGTGAACCCTGTCAAAAGTCCGACCACCAGCTCAGGAATATATTTGGGATCACGGCTGATTTGAAAATTTGCCTTCAAAAGATTGATGAAACGCCACATTGGTGTTTCTCTGCTAACTTTCCACAAACTAAGTCCCGAGGTCCAGTAGATAGTGAGAAgtcaacaaatgttttaaaagtcaAAGAGGTTTCTCTGCAGGACTTTTCCAGTCCAGATAAACTGGATGTTAATGTCCTAACTGAACCATCTTACAGCATAGCTCTTAGAAGTCCAGATATCAAGCTGAACACAAAACCTCAGTGTATGTCGAAGGAGAACTGCTGTTCTGGCTTGGAAATGTCCTTTTTACCTGAAGGCGAGTCTGTGATTGGCTACGTCGAACCCATAGATGAGGATTTCCCAGATGAAAATGACATTTCCCAGTTACGAGACACACCTGTCCAACTTGAGACACAGACGTGTTTAGATGTTAACACAAACACGAGGAGAGTGGGACGGACAAGGAAACGCACCATGTGCCCGTGCTGTGTCCCAACTATTCTGCATCCTGTTATTAAATCCGCCACCAAGCTGGAAGAGGCGGAGAGGTGGATGTCAACAACACAGCGTTCAAGAAAAAGAAGAGGACGAACAAAGGCTTCAAGGAAAGATGGAAGAACATCTAGAAGGATCAGCTTTCCGAACTGTAAAGTACACCAGCCTCCTGCTAGCAGCGGTTCATCGACAGCATCCACACACAACGGGAGGTTAAAAAGGCACGAGCAGATCAGGAGGCACAATGAACATCTGGCAATGAAGCAACACAAATGA